One segment of Drosophila ananassae strain 14024-0371.13 chromosome 3R, ASM1763931v2, whole genome shotgun sequence DNA contains the following:
- the LOC6497887 gene encoding glutamate receptor ionotropic, kainate 2 yields the protein MWHRILLLCCWSAFLMRHSQAQQINIGAFFYDDELELEKEFMEVVSALNGPESEQTMRFYPLVKRLKSDDSSVAIQEQACDLIDNGVAAIFGPSAKAASDIVAVVCNSTGIPHLEFDVADEEHLEEKPNHQMTLNLYPSQVILSKAYADIVQNFGWRKFTIVYDATDAKASARLQDLLQLRELHNDVVRVRKFTKDEDYRVMWKSIRGERRVVLDCPPDMLVDVLNSSTEFGQTGLYNHIFLTNLETYTDNIGELAADNETFGVNITAARLLLNPDPPIYSQPYGYVIQRNDMVVESNEPSRTLHHDLVHDALQLFAQSWRNASFFYPDRMQVPRITCDFAASGGRTWPMGRYLTRLMKGTSGVNNTNFRTSSLQFDEDGQRITFNIEVYDPLDGVGLAVWDPRGQITQLNVESKVQKKMIYRVATRIGPPYFDYNQTAVELNLTGNALYEGYAVDLIDAISKEVGFEYVFVPVADQQYGKQDKDTKQWNGIIGEIINNDAHMGICDLTITQARKTAVDFTVPFMQLGVSILAFKKEHTEKELTAFLMPFGDEVWIWILISVFVVTFLKTIVARIAQMDWENPHPCNPDPEVLENMWHIHNTGWLSVASIMTAGCDILPKSPQVRLFEATWWVFAIIIANSYTANLAAFLTNSKMEGSIGSLKDLSAQKKVKFGTIYGGSTYNLLAESNETVYRLAFTQMNNDDPSAYTKDNGEGVHRVQRNRGNYMFLMETTTLEYHKELHCNLRSVGEKFGEKHYAIAVPFGAEYRSSLSEAILKLSERGKLYDFKQRWWKNNKGETCEEEVDPSATPDMNFEELRGIFYTLYVGILIAFLIGIIEFLVYVQQVALEERLTMKEAFVKEIMFVICVWNKKKPIAAGSPVSSLRTTPRRSLDKSLERTPKSGRRIVLGRSSEEMREMPQGSGSRSGSSSTGKEKGQKEARL from the exons ATGTGGCATCGCATTCTCCTGCTCTGCTGCTGGAGTGCATTCCTCATGCGGCATAGTCAGGCGCAGCAAATCAACATTG GTGCCTTCTTCTACGACGatgagctggagctggagaagGAGTTCATGGAGGTGGTCAGCGCCCTCAACGGGCCGGAGTCGGAGCAGACGATGCGCTTCTATCCGCTGGTGAAGCGCCTGAAATCGGACGACAGCAGTGTGGCCATCCAGGAGCAGG CCTGCGATCTGATAGATAATGGTGTCGCGGCTATTTTCGGACCGAGTGCCAAGGCGGCGAGCG ACATTGTGGCCGTGGTCTGCAACAGCACCGGCATCCCGCACCTGGAGTTCGATGTGGCCGACGAGGAGCACCTCGAGGAGAAGCCTAACCATCAGATGACCCTCAACCTCTACCCCTCCCAGGTCATCCTGTCCAAGGCGTATGCGGACATCGTACAGAACTTTGGCTGGCGAAAGTTCACCATCGTTTATGATGCCACCGATG CAAAAGCCTCTGCCCGTCTGCAggacctcctccagctgcggGAGCTCCACAACGATGTGGTGCGCGTCAGGAAGTTCACTAAGGACGAGGACTATCGCGTCATGTGGAAGAGCATTCGAGGTGAGAGGCGTGTGGTTCTGGACTGTCCCCCCGACATGCTTGTGGATGTCCTTAATTCCTCCACGGAGTTTGGCCAAACTGGACTGTACAAC CACATATTCCTGACCAATCTGGAGACCTACACCGATAATATTGGGGAGCTGGCCGCCGACAATGAAACCTTTGGCGTGAACATAACAGCTGCTCGCCTCCTCCTGAATCCCGATCCCCCCATC TATTCCCAGCCCTACGGCTACGTCATCCAGAGGAACGACATGGTGGTGGAGAGCAACGAGCCGTCCCGCACCCTCCACCACGACCTCGTTCACGATGCCCTCCAGCTCTTTGCGCAGTCCTGGCGCAACGCCAGCTTCTTCTACCCCGACCGGATGCAAGTGCCGAGAATAACCTGCGACTTTGCCGCCTCCGGAGGTCGCACCTGGCCCATGGGCCGCTATCTCACACGCCTCATGAAAGGG ACTTCCGGCGTGAATAACACAAACTTCCGGACAAGCAGCCTGCAGTTCGACGAGGACGGCCAGCGCATAACCTTCAACATCGAGGTGTACGACCCGTTGGACGGCGTCGGGCTCGCCGTGTGGGATCCCAGGGGGCAGATAACCCAGCTCAACGTCGAGTCCAAGGTCCAGAAGAAGATGATTTACCGAGTGGCCACCAGGATAGGTCCGCCGTACTTTGACTACAACCAGACTGCCGTGGAGCTGAACCTCACCGGCAACGCTCTCTACGAGGGCTACGCCGTTGACCTCATCGATGCCATTTCTAAAGAGGTGGGCTTCGAGTACGTGTTCGTCCCCGTGGCGGATCAGCAGTACGGCAAGCAGGACAAGGACACCAAGCAGTGGAACGGCATCATCGGCGAAATCATAAACAAT GATGCCCATATGGGAATTTGTGATTTGACGATCACGCAGGCTCGCAAGACGGCCGTGGACTTCACGGTGCCCTTCATGCAGCTGGGCGTCAGTATCCTGGCCTTCAAGAAGGAGCACACGGAGAAGGAGCTAACGGCGTTCTTGATGCCCTTCGGCGACGAAGTGTGGATATGGATCCTGATCTCGGTGTTCGTGGTGACCTTTCTGAAGACGATTGTGGCGAGGATTGCCCAGATGGACTGGGAGAACCCGCATCCGTGCAACCCCGACCCGGAGGTGCTCGAGAATATGTGGCACATCCACAACACCGGATGGCTGTCGGTGGCATCCATAATGACGGCAGGATGCGACATCCTGCCGAAGAGTCCCCAAGTGCGACTGTTCGAGGCCACGTGGTGGGTGTTCGCCATCATCATCGCCAACTCGTACACGGCCAACTTGGCCGCCTTCTTGACCAACTCCAAGATGGAGGGCAGCATCGGTAGCCTGAAAGACCTGAGCGCCCAGAAGAAGGTCAAGTTTGGCACCATCTACGGCGGCAGTACCTACAACCTGCTGGCAGAGTCCAACGAGACCGTCTACCGCCTGGCCTTCACCCAGATGAACAACGATGACCCCTCCGCCTACACCAAGGACAATGGCGAGGGCGTCCACAGAGTGCAGCGAAACAGGGGCAACTACATGTTCCTCATGGAGACGACCACACTGGAGTACCACAAGGAGCTGCACTGCAACCTGCGCTCCGTGGGCGAGAAGTTCGGGGAGAAGCACTACGCCATAGCCGTGCCCTTCGGGGCCGAGTACCGGTCGAGTCTGAGTGAGGCCATCCTGAAGCTGAGCGAGCGCGGCAAGCTGTACGACTTCAAGCAGCGCTGGTGGAAGAACAACAAGGGCGAGACGTGTGAGGAGGAAGTGGACCCCAGCGCCACGCCGGACATGAACTTTGAGGAGCTGCGCGGCATATTCTACACGCTGTATGTGGGCATCCTCATAGCCTTTCTCATTGGAATCATAGAGTTTCTGGTCTACGTTCAGCAGGTGGCTCTGGAGGAGCGG CTCACTATGAAGGAGGCCTTCGTCAAGGAAATCATGTTCGTCATCTGCGTGTGGAACAAGAAGAAGCCCATTGCAGCGGGATCGCCCGTTTCCAGCCTGCGGACCACACCCCGCCGGTCACTGGACAAGTCCCTGGAACGCACCCCGAAGTCTGGCCGGCGAATCGTCCTGGGTCGCTCCTCGGAGGAGATGCGGGAAATGCCCCAAGGTTCCGGTTCCCGGTCTGGCTCCTCTTCAACAGGAAAGGAAAAAGGACAGAAGGAGGCTCGACTTTAA